From Saccharothrix espanaensis DSM 44229, the proteins below share one genomic window:
- the tatC gene encoding twin-arginine translocase subunit TatC produces the protein MGATSPVRWWSERRDRRKLTSRRSNPDGTMSLKDHLYDLRHRLGLALLIIAIGAVFGWFWWEWHIFGLPSLSDVVIAPYCGIPVQQRLTQGGQGCQLLQTQPFEIFMIRLKVGAGAGMAVTAPLWLMQVWRFIAPGLYAKERKFALIFVGIASVLFVAGATLAFYVVPQGLSVLVGFGDEKFITALTAGDYISFIMALLLIFGVSFELPLIVVMLNQVGVLTYDKLRKWRRGIVFALVVFAAIATPGVDPISMIALAIALTLLFELAIQLARIHDKRAARKRKAEGLDELDDDEAAPFDYKPSQVEEIVNEPVTQKQPHRVNYDDAT, from the coding sequence GTGGGGGCAACCAGTCCCGTCCGGTGGTGGTCCGAGCGCCGGGATCGTCGGAAGCTGACGAGCCGTCGGAGCAACCCCGACGGCACCATGTCGCTCAAGGACCACCTGTACGACCTCCGCCACAGGCTGGGGTTGGCTCTGCTGATCATCGCGATCGGTGCGGTCTTCGGCTGGTTCTGGTGGGAATGGCACATCTTCGGCCTGCCCAGCCTCAGTGACGTCGTCATCGCGCCCTACTGCGGCATCCCGGTGCAGCAGCGGCTCACCCAGGGCGGCCAGGGCTGCCAGCTGCTGCAGACCCAGCCGTTCGAAATCTTCATGATCCGGCTCAAGGTCGGCGCGGGCGCGGGCATGGCGGTCACCGCGCCGCTGTGGCTGATGCAGGTGTGGCGGTTCATCGCGCCCGGCCTGTACGCGAAGGAGCGCAAGTTCGCGCTGATCTTCGTGGGGATCGCGTCGGTGCTGTTCGTGGCGGGCGCGACGCTCGCCTTCTACGTGGTGCCGCAGGGCCTGTCGGTGCTCGTCGGCTTCGGTGACGAGAAGTTCATCACCGCGTTGACCGCCGGCGACTACATCAGCTTCATCATGGCGCTGCTGCTGATCTTCGGGGTCAGCTTCGAGCTGCCGCTGATCGTGGTGATGCTCAACCAGGTCGGCGTGCTGACCTACGACAAGCTGCGCAAGTGGCGGCGCGGGATCGTGTTCGCGCTGGTCGTCTTCGCCGCGATCGCGACCCCCGGTGTCGACCCGATCTCGATGATCGCGCTGGCCATCGCGCTGACGCTGCTGTTCGAACTGGCGATCCAGCTCGCCCGCATCCACGACAAGCGGGCCGCGCGCAAGCGCAAGGCCGAGGGCCTGGACGAACTGGACGACGACGAGGCCGCGCCGTTCGACTACAAACCGTCGCAGGTCGAGGAGATCGTGAACGAGCCGGTGACGCAGAAGCAGCCGCACCGGGTCAACTACGACGACGCCACCTGA
- a CDS encoding diacylglycerol/lipid kinase family protein: MTRAALLVCPTSGKGRAARLAGTVAARLRTAVDSLDLHVAGSAEGTADLARQAVDDGVDVLVVLGGDGGAHLGVQACAGTSTALAVVPAGTGNDLATALGTTSVDDVVRALHEGRTRPLDLGRLGDGTWFATVLCAGFDSAVNERANGMRWPAGPRRYDLAILAELATLRPEPLVVATENGRLELDALLVAVGNTGSYGGGIPVCPDADDADGLFDITVVAAAPRRTLLRMLPTLRTGRHVDHPAVRTLRAKSVTLSGPGWVGYADGERLHALPLEVSCRPAALTVVSAQVGA; the protein is encoded by the coding sequence ATGACCCGCGCCGCCCTGCTGGTCTGCCCGACCTCGGGCAAGGGACGTGCCGCACGGCTCGCGGGCACCGTGGCCGCCCGTCTGCGCACCGCCGTCGACTCGCTGGACCTGCACGTCGCCGGCTCCGCCGAGGGCACCGCGGACCTGGCCCGCCAAGCCGTGGACGACGGCGTGGACGTCCTGGTCGTGCTGGGCGGTGACGGCGGCGCGCACCTGGGCGTGCAGGCGTGCGCCGGCACGTCCACCGCGCTGGCCGTGGTGCCCGCGGGCACCGGCAACGACCTGGCCACCGCCCTGGGCACCACCTCCGTGGACGACGTGGTCCGCGCCCTGCACGAGGGCCGCACCCGCCCGCTGGACCTGGGCCGGCTCGGCGACGGGACGTGGTTCGCCACGGTCCTGTGCGCGGGCTTCGACTCCGCGGTCAACGAGCGCGCCAACGGGATGCGCTGGCCGGCCGGACCCCGCCGCTACGATCTGGCGATCCTGGCCGAACTGGCCACCCTGCGGCCGGAACCGCTGGTCGTGGCGACCGAGAACGGCCGGCTGGAGCTGGACGCCCTGCTGGTCGCGGTCGGCAACACCGGCAGCTACGGCGGCGGCATCCCGGTCTGCCCGGACGCCGACGACGCGGACGGCCTGTTCGACATCACCGTGGTGGCCGCCGCACCGCGCCGCACGCTGCTGCGGATGCTGCCCACACTGCGCACCGGGCGGCACGTCGACCACCCGGCGGTCCGCACGCTGCGGGCCAAGTCGGTGACCCTGTCCGGCCCCGGCTGGGTCGGGTACGCCGACGGCGAGCGGCTGCACGCGCTGCCGCTGGAGGTCTCGTGCCGGCCGGCGGCGCTGACGGTGGTGTCGGCGCAGGTCGGGGCCTAG
- a CDS encoding DEAD/DEAH box helicase → MSSASRSPADAYADFRRRTTRPKLTDFLSVLSFELDPFQQRACEALEDGHGVLVCAPTGAGKTVVGEFAVHLALSEGRKCFYTTPIKALSNQKYADLVARYGEGKVGLLTGDTSVNGNAPVVVMTTEVLRNMLYAGSSTLNSLAYVVMDEVHYLADRFRGPVWEEVILHLPESVRLVGLSATVSNAEEFGEWLVEVRGDTTVVVDEHRPVPLWQHMLAGGRMMDLFAGEDAEGATRLNPQLLRHTEDLFRYHVPWSRNKNNKGRPPRGSGFKPPSRVDIVQRLDGAGLLPAIDFVFSRAGCDAAVGQCVRAGLRLTAEAEVEVIREIIDSKTRDLPQGDLMVLGYWEWRDALERGIASHHAGLLPAFKETVEELFVRGLVKVVFATETLALGINMPARTVVLEKLVKYNGEAHVDLTPGEYTQLTGRAGRRGIDVEGHAVVVWQPGIDPKAVAGLASTRTYPLRSSFRPGYNMAVNLVNQLGAAAAREILEQSFAQFQADRSVVGLARRLDRNREALAGYAEAMSCHLGDFTEYASLRRRVADREKALARQNSSARRAEAASSLERLRKGDVIAVPSGRRSGLAVVIDPGLEPLGEARPLVVTEDRWAGRLSSADFPLPVEVLGHVKLPRQVDTRSPKSRRDLASTLRNTGIVAPSLRKRRSTADDDAELATLRRALRAHPCHGCEKREDHARWGERYHRLLAETEQLERKVAATTHSLAREFDRIRGLLRERGYLHEQENGPGEEVTEHGKRLTRLYSESDLLAAECLRHGVWRGLDPGELAAVVSSLVYEARRDGPLETRLPPGKVDDAMTATARLWAELEDDERRHKLDRTRQPDPGFAWPVYRWARGESLEKVLSSSEASGTELGAGDFVRWCRQVIDFLDQIRDVVGGGDPVGATARKAVDALRRGVVAMATV, encoded by the coding sequence GTGTCAAGCGCTTCGCGGTCTCCGGCCGACGCCTACGCGGACTTCCGCCGCCGCACCACCCGGCCCAAGCTGACCGACTTCCTCTCGGTGCTCTCCTTCGAGCTCGACCCGTTCCAGCAGCGCGCCTGCGAGGCCCTGGAGGACGGCCACGGCGTGCTGGTGTGCGCGCCGACCGGCGCCGGCAAGACCGTCGTCGGCGAGTTCGCCGTCCACCTGGCCCTGTCCGAGGGCCGCAAGTGCTTCTACACCACCCCGATCAAGGCGCTGTCCAACCAGAAGTACGCCGACCTGGTGGCCCGCTACGGCGAGGGCAAGGTCGGCCTGCTGACCGGCGACACGTCGGTCAACGGCAACGCGCCCGTGGTCGTGATGACCACCGAGGTGCTGCGCAACATGCTCTACGCGGGCTCGTCCACGCTGAACAGCCTGGCGTACGTGGTGATGGACGAGGTGCACTACCTGGCCGACCGGTTCCGCGGCCCGGTGTGGGAGGAGGTCATCCTGCACCTGCCGGAGTCGGTGCGGCTGGTGGGCCTGTCCGCGACGGTCAGCAACGCCGAGGAGTTCGGCGAGTGGCTGGTCGAGGTGCGCGGTGACACCACCGTCGTGGTGGACGAGCACCGGCCGGTGCCGCTGTGGCAGCACATGCTGGCCGGCGGCCGGATGATGGACCTGTTCGCGGGGGAGGACGCCGAGGGCGCCACCCGGCTCAACCCGCAGCTCCTGCGGCACACCGAGGACCTGTTCCGCTACCACGTGCCGTGGAGCCGCAACAAGAACAACAAGGGCCGCCCGCCGCGCGGGTCGGGGTTCAAGCCGCCGTCGCGGGTGGACATCGTCCAGCGGCTCGACGGCGCGGGCCTGCTGCCCGCGATCGACTTCGTGTTCAGCCGGGCGGGCTGCGACGCGGCGGTCGGCCAGTGCGTGCGGGCGGGGCTGCGGCTCACCGCCGAGGCCGAGGTCGAGGTGATCCGCGAGATCATCGACTCCAAGACCCGCGACCTGCCCCAGGGCGACCTGATGGTGCTGGGCTACTGGGAGTGGCGCGACGCGCTGGAGCGGGGCATCGCGAGCCACCACGCCGGCCTGCTGCCGGCGTTCAAGGAGACCGTCGAGGAGCTGTTCGTCCGCGGCCTGGTGAAGGTGGTGTTCGCGACCGAGACGCTGGCGCTGGGCATCAACATGCCCGCCCGCACGGTCGTGCTGGAGAAGCTGGTCAAGTACAACGGCGAGGCCCACGTCGACCTGACGCCGGGGGAGTACACCCAGCTGACCGGCCGGGCCGGGCGGCGCGGGATCGACGTCGAGGGCCACGCGGTCGTGGTGTGGCAGCCGGGCATCGACCCGAAGGCGGTGGCGGGGCTCGCCTCCACCCGCACCTACCCGCTGCGGTCGTCGTTCCGGCCGGGCTACAACATGGCCGTCAACCTGGTCAACCAACTCGGCGCGGCCGCCGCCCGGGAGATCCTGGAGCAGTCGTTCGCGCAGTTCCAGGCCGACCGCTCGGTGGTCGGCCTGGCCCGCCGGCTGGACCGCAACCGGGAGGCGCTGGCCGGGTACGCCGAGGCGATGAGCTGCCACCTGGGCGACTTCACCGAGTACGCCTCGCTGCGCCGCCGGGTCGCCGACCGGGAGAAGGCGCTGGCCCGGCAGAACTCCTCCGCGCGGCGGGCCGAGGCGGCGTCGTCGCTGGAGCGGCTGCGCAAGGGCGACGTGATCGCGGTGCCGTCCGGCCGGCGCTCGGGGCTCGCGGTCGTCATCGACCCGGGCCTGGAGCCGCTGGGCGAGGCGCGGCCGCTGGTGGTCACCGAGGACCGGTGGGCGGGCCGGCTGTCGTCCGCGGACTTCCCGCTGCCGGTCGAGGTGCTGGGGCACGTGAAGCTGCCCCGCCAGGTCGACACCCGGTCGCCGAAGTCGCGGCGCGACCTGGCGTCGACGTTGCGCAACACCGGGATCGTCGCGCCGTCGCTGCGCAAGCGCCGGTCGACCGCAGACGACGACGCGGAGCTGGCCACGCTGCGCCGGGCGCTGCGGGCGCACCCGTGCCACGGGTGCGAGAAGCGCGAGGACCACGCCCGCTGGGGCGAGCGCTACCACCGGCTGCTGGCCGAGACCGAGCAGCTGGAGCGCAAGGTCGCGGCGACCACGCACTCGCTGGCCCGCGAGTTCGACCGGATCCGGGGCCTGCTGCGCGAGCGCGGCTACCTGCACGAGCAGGAGAACGGGCCGGGTGAGGAGGTCACCGAGCACGGCAAGCGGCTGACCCGGCTGTACTCCGAGTCCGACCTGCTGGCCGCCGAGTGCCTGCGGCACGGCGTGTGGCGCGGCCTGGACCCGGGCGAGCTGGCGGCCGTGGTGTCGTCGCTGGTCTACGAGGCGCGCCGGGACGGCCCGCTGGAGACCAGGCTGCCGCCGGGCAAGGTGGACGACGCGATGACCGCCACCGCGCGGCTGTGGGCGGAGCTGGAGGACGACGAGCGCCGGCACAAGCTCGACCGGACCCGGCAGCCCGACCCCGGCTTCGCCTGGCCGGTCTACCGGTGGGCGCGCGGCGAGTCGCTGGAGAAGGTGCTCAGCTCGTCCGAGGCGAGCGGCACCGAACTCGGCGCGGGCGACTTCGTGCGCTGGTGCCGGCAGGTGATCGACTTCCTGGACCAGATCAGGGACGTGGTCGGCGGCGGCGACCCGGTCGGCGCGACCGCGCGCAAGGCCGTCGACGCGTTGCGCCGGGGAGTGGTGGCGATGGCCACGGTCTGA
- a CDS encoding DUF4333 domain-containing protein: MTSPYGPSGGNDPQQQWGQQPYGGGGYPGTPSGGFPAQQQPGYGQPDPSQQQQQQWGQQPQQQQQYTQQYPGGYDPTQQQQQQNPYGQPQQQNPYGQADPSQQQWGQQPGQFGQQQNPYGQPGYGQQPPAKKSGAVLWVVVALVVLVFAAVAITGFVTPGFFKKKIFDNTAVQTGIVQILKDDYKISDVEGATCSGENPVEPNRTFTCKVKIGGKDKDVKITVKTADGEYEVGQPTG, encoded by the coding sequence ATGACCAGTCCGTACGGACCGTCCGGAGGGAACGACCCGCAGCAGCAGTGGGGCCAGCAGCCCTACGGCGGTGGTGGGTACCCCGGCACGCCGTCGGGTGGTTTCCCCGCTCAGCAGCAGCCCGGTTACGGGCAGCCGGACCCGTCGCAGCAGCAACAGCAGCAGTGGGGGCAGCAGCCCCAACAGCAGCAGCAGTACACCCAGCAGTACCCCGGCGGCTACGACCCGACCCAGCAGCAACAGCAGCAGAACCCGTACGGTCAGCCGCAGCAGCAGAACCCGTACGGCCAGGCGGACCCGTCGCAGCAGCAGTGGGGCCAGCAGCCGGGCCAGTTCGGGCAGCAGCAGAACCCGTACGGCCAGCCCGGTTACGGCCAGCAGCCGCCCGCGAAGAAGTCCGGCGCGGTGCTCTGGGTGGTCGTCGCGCTGGTCGTGCTGGTGTTCGCGGCGGTGGCCATCACCGGTTTCGTGACGCCCGGCTTCTTCAAGAAGAAGATCTTCGACAACACCGCCGTCCAGACCGGGATCGTGCAGATCCTCAAGGACGACTACAAGATCTCCGACGTGGAAGGCGCGACCTGCTCCGGGGAGAACCCGGTGGAGCCGAACCGCACGTTCACCTGCAAGGTGAAGATCGGCGGCAAGGACAAGGACGTCAAGATCACGGTGAAGACCGCCGACGGCGAGTACGAGGTCGGCCAGCCCACCGGCTGA
- a CDS encoding GNAT family N-acetyltransferase, with amino-acid sequence MTDLDIRVLDDAHFRAASALFRGTLHYAPPTDEAWETVRTTYHAGQALGAFAEGELVGTVQAFPSALTVPGGAVVRMSAVSRVGVRADWTRRGVLTAMQRAQLRAMRDAGDVAATLRASESVIYGRFGYGVATRYREIRVKRVETRVRVPIAGRVRLVDGETALPLCRGLFDRLTPGRAGSIARWTGWWTSNVQRALKEDNLKFAVASGPDGDDGYAIYKVTPGSWETGNEKPTVLAVQDLWAATPRAWADLWAFLLGVDLVGEVLAEGRPLDEPVEWLVTDRRAVRTVDESDETWLRLLDVEAALAARTYRAGEPVVIGVRDRFLPENDGAYRITAQGASRTSDEPDFVVDVDVLAAAYLGDVTFGALAMTGRFEEASGDAVARADALFAAAQTPWCGTFF; translated from the coding sequence GTGACCGACCTCGACATCCGCGTCCTCGACGACGCCCACTTCCGCGCCGCGAGCGCGTTGTTCCGGGGAACCCTGCACTACGCCCCGCCGACCGACGAGGCGTGGGAGACCGTCCGGACGACCTACCACGCGGGGCAGGCGTTGGGTGCCTTCGCGGAGGGTGAGCTGGTCGGCACGGTGCAAGCCTTCCCGTCCGCCCTCACGGTGCCGGGCGGCGCGGTCGTGCGGATGTCGGCGGTCAGCCGGGTCGGGGTGCGCGCCGACTGGACGCGGCGCGGCGTGCTCACGGCGATGCAGCGCGCCCAGTTGCGGGCGATGCGCGACGCGGGCGACGTGGCGGCGACCCTGCGGGCGTCGGAGAGCGTGATCTACGGGCGGTTCGGCTACGGCGTGGCGACGCGCTACCGCGAGATCCGGGTCAAGCGCGTCGAGACGCGGGTGCGGGTGCCGATCGCGGGCCGGGTGCGGCTGGTGGACGGGGAGACCGCGCTGCCGCTGTGCCGCGGGCTGTTCGACCGCCTGACGCCGGGCCGGGCCGGGTCGATCGCGCGGTGGACGGGCTGGTGGACCTCGAACGTGCAGCGCGCGCTCAAGGAGGACAACCTCAAGTTCGCCGTGGCGTCGGGGCCGGACGGCGACGACGGGTACGCGATCTACAAGGTGACGCCCGGGTCGTGGGAGACCGGCAACGAGAAGCCGACCGTGCTGGCCGTGCAGGACCTGTGGGCGGCGACCCCGCGCGCGTGGGCCGACCTGTGGGCGTTCCTGCTGGGCGTGGACCTGGTGGGCGAGGTGCTCGCCGAGGGCCGGCCGCTGGACGAGCCGGTGGAGTGGCTGGTGACCGACCGCCGGGCGGTGCGGACGGTGGACGAGTCGGACGAGACGTGGCTGCGCCTGCTGGACGTCGAGGCGGCGCTGGCGGCGCGCACCTACCGGGCGGGTGAGCCGGTGGTGATCGGCGTGCGGGACCGGTTCCTGCCGGAGAACGACGGCGCGTACCGGATCACCGCGCAGGGGGCGTCCCGGACGTCGGACGAGCCGGACTTCGTGGTGGACGTCGACGTCCTGGCCGCGGCCTACCTGGGCGACGTGACCTTCGGCGCCCTCGCGATGACCGGCCGCTTCGAGGAGGCGTCGGGCGACGCCGTGGCGCGCGCGGACGCACTGTTCGCCGCAGCTCAAACTCCGTGGTGCGGCACGTTCTTTTAG
- a CDS encoding 5'-3' exonuclease produces MSSPLVLMDAASLYFRAFYALPESMTAPDGTPVNAVRGFVDTITKVITDRGAGRVVACLDADWRPEFRVAALPSYKAHRVAAEGAEGEEDVPDTLTPQVPIILDVLDAVGIATAEAVGYEADDVIGTLAAREATDPVEVITGDRDLFQVVRDEPTPVRVLYLGRGWAKAELIGPVELAAKYALPERDAGRAYAGMAVLRGDPSDGLPGVAGIGEKTAAKLITEFGSLEAVLAAVHDGKDRKLTTRARTSLINAQDYLAVAPTVVNVATDAEIIQDRPDPVPAAPVDPDRVEELTRRWGLGSSLPRLLTALERRNA; encoded by the coding sequence GTGAGCAGCCCGCTAGTCCTCATGGACGCCGCCAGCCTCTACTTCCGGGCGTTCTACGCGTTGCCCGAATCGATGACCGCGCCGGACGGCACCCCGGTGAACGCCGTGCGCGGTTTCGTCGACACCATCACCAAGGTGATCACCGACCGCGGCGCGGGCCGGGTGGTCGCCTGCCTCGACGCCGACTGGCGGCCCGAGTTCCGGGTGGCCGCGCTGCCGTCGTACAAGGCGCACCGGGTGGCCGCCGAGGGCGCCGAAGGCGAGGAGGACGTGCCGGACACGCTGACGCCGCAGGTCCCGATCATCCTCGACGTGCTCGACGCGGTCGGCATCGCCACCGCCGAGGCGGTCGGCTACGAGGCCGACGACGTGATCGGCACCCTCGCCGCCCGGGAGGCCACCGACCCGGTCGAGGTCATCACCGGCGACCGCGACCTGTTCCAGGTGGTGCGCGACGAGCCGACCCCGGTCCGCGTGCTGTACCTGGGTCGGGGCTGGGCGAAGGCGGAGCTGATCGGTCCGGTGGAACTGGCCGCGAAGTACGCGCTGCCCGAGCGGGACGCCGGCCGGGCGTACGCGGGGATGGCGGTGCTGCGCGGCGACCCGTCGGACGGCCTGCCCGGCGTCGCGGGCATCGGCGAGAAGACGGCCGCCAAGCTGATCACCGAGTTCGGCTCGCTGGAGGCGGTGCTGGCGGCCGTGCACGACGGCAAGGACCGCAAGCTCACCACCCGCGCCCGCACGTCGCTGATCAACGCCCAGGACTACCTCGCCGTGGCACCCACGGTGGTCAACGTGGCCACCGACGCCGAGATCATCCAGGACCGCCCGGACCCGGTACCGGCCGCACCGGTCGACCCGGACCGCGTGGAGGAACTGACCCGCCGCTGGGGCCTGGGCAGCTCCCTCCCCCGCCTGCTGACCGCCCTGGAACGCCGCAACGCCTGA
- a CDS encoding M24 family metallopeptidase: MSTHVGPIDVDALRARLDKAATAATVAGVDALLITPGSDLRYLIGAGGSSFERLTCLVLPVGGTPVLVVPKLEQPGYAAVPTGELGVDVATWVDGEDPYALVRRALKGTDRVAVADMMPALHNLSLRDAIGGDQVLAGPILRELRMRKDASEVEALRKAGAAIDRVHARVGEWLRPGRTEAEVGADIAAAIVAEGHELAEFVIVGSGPNGASPHHSLSDRVIEAGDVVVVDIGGPVAEGYNSDSTRTYVLGEPRDKDVWDTYAVLQAAQRAAVDAVKPGVTCESIDAAAREVIADAGFGEYFVHRTGHGIGLDVHEEPYIVGGNDLVLEAGMAFSVEPGIYLPGRWGARIEDIVIATDTGVESVNNRPHDLVVLPA; this comes from the coding sequence ATGTCGACCCATGTTGGACCCATTGACGTGGACGCCCTCCGCGCGCGACTGGACAAGGCCGCCACCGCGGCGACCGTCGCCGGCGTGGACGCCCTGCTCATCACGCCCGGTTCGGACCTGCGCTACCTGATCGGGGCGGGCGGGTCGTCGTTCGAACGGCTCACCTGCCTGGTGCTGCCGGTCGGCGGCACCCCGGTGCTGGTGGTGCCTAAGCTGGAGCAGCCCGGCTACGCGGCCGTCCCGACCGGTGAGCTCGGCGTCGACGTGGCCACCTGGGTCGACGGCGAGGACCCGTACGCGCTGGTGCGCCGGGCGCTCAAGGGCACCGACCGGGTCGCCGTGGCGGACATGATGCCCGCCCTGCACAACCTCAGCCTGCGCGACGCCATCGGCGGCGACCAGGTGCTGGCCGGTCCGATCCTGCGCGAGCTGCGGATGCGCAAGGACGCCTCCGAGGTCGAGGCGCTGCGCAAGGCCGGCGCGGCGATCGACCGGGTGCACGCGCGGGTCGGCGAGTGGCTGCGGCCGGGCCGCACCGAGGCCGAGGTCGGCGCGGACATCGCGGCCGCGATCGTCGCCGAGGGCCACGAGCTGGCCGAGTTCGTGATCGTCGGCTCCGGCCCGAACGGCGCGTCGCCGCACCACAGCCTGTCCGACCGGGTCATCGAGGCCGGCGACGTGGTCGTGGTCGACATCGGCGGTCCGGTGGCCGAGGGCTACAACTCCGACTCCACCCGCACCTACGTGCTGGGCGAGCCGCGCGACAAGGACGTGTGGGACACCTACGCGGTGCTCCAGGCGGCGCAGCGGGCGGCCGTGGACGCGGTCAAGCCGGGCGTCACGTGCGAGTCGATCGACGCCGCCGCGCGCGAGGTCATCGCCGACGCCGGCTTCGGCGAGTACTTCGTGCACCGCACCGGCCACGGCATCGGGCTGGACGTGCACGAGGAGCCCTACATCGTGGGCGGCAACGACCTGGTGCTGGAGGCCGGCATGGCGTTCAGCGTCGAGCCCGGCATCTACCTGCCCGGCCGGTGGGGCGCGCGGATCGAGGACATCGTGATCGCCACCGACACCGGTGTCGAGTCCGTCAACAACCGACCCCACGACCTGGTGGTGCTGCCCGCGTGA
- a CDS encoding Lrp/AsnC family transcriptional regulator: MTALEPIDRAILRELAADGRCSFTDLAERVGLSVSAVHQRVRRLEQRGVVRGYAARLDGDEIGLPLTAFISLTPIDPAAPDDYPKRLEHLPQVEACYSVAGDASYVLRVRVASPTALEELLRQIREAANVSTRTTVVLSTPYEDRPPAV; the protein is encoded by the coding sequence GTGACCGCCCTGGAGCCGATAGACCGGGCGATCCTGCGCGAGCTGGCCGCCGACGGCCGGTGCAGCTTCACCGACCTCGCCGAGCGGGTGGGACTGAGCGTGTCGGCCGTGCACCAGCGGGTGCGCCGGCTGGAGCAGCGCGGCGTGGTGCGCGGGTACGCGGCGCGGCTGGACGGCGACGAGATCGGCCTGCCGCTGACCGCGTTCATCTCGCTGACCCCGATCGACCCGGCGGCTCCGGACGACTACCCGAAGCGGCTGGAGCACCTGCCGCAGGTCGAGGCGTGCTACTCGGTCGCGGGGGACGCCTCGTACGTCCTGCGCGTCCGGGTGGCGTCGCCGACGGCGCTGGAGGAGCTGCTCCGGCAGATCCGCGAGGCGGCGAACGTGTCCACCCGGACGACGGTCGTGCTGTCCACGCCGTACGAGGACCGGCCGCCGGCGGTCTAG
- a CDS encoding aminotransferase class IV: MLRIEIDGAAPTAEQLAPAVLANYGHFTAMQVRDRRVRGLDAHLRRLDAANRELYGTGLDGDRVRALVSHALADDVRDAAVRVVVFGTADPAVLVAVRDPSSPADRPHRLMSVDYRRPLPHVKHLGGFGQAHHRNRAAAAGYDEALLTTPDGVVVEGAITNIAFFDGDDVVWADADWLHGITMQLLERELPSRRAVVRLADLGSYRGAFLTNSIGVVAVSAVDEVEYEVDAGAIGRVRAAYDAVPWDAFE; encoded by the coding sequence GTGCTGAGGATCGAGATCGACGGTGCCGCTCCCACCGCGGAACAACTGGCCCCCGCCGTGCTGGCCAACTACGGCCACTTCACCGCCATGCAGGTCCGCGACCGGCGGGTCCGGGGTCTGGACGCCCACCTGCGCCGGCTGGACGCGGCCAACCGCGAGCTGTACGGCACCGGACTGGACGGTGACCGGGTGCGCGCCCTGGTGTCGCACGCCCTGGCCGACGACGTCCGCGACGCCGCCGTGCGCGTGGTCGTGTTCGGCACCGCCGACCCGGCGGTGCTGGTCGCGGTGCGCGACCCGTCGAGCCCGGCGGACCGCCCGCACCGCCTGATGTCGGTCGACTACCGCCGCCCGCTGCCGCACGTGAAGCACCTAGGCGGCTTCGGCCAGGCCCACCACCGCAATCGCGCGGCGGCGGCCGGGTACGACGAAGCGCTGCTCACCACCCCGGACGGCGTGGTGGTGGAGGGCGCGATCACCAACATCGCGTTCTTCGACGGCGACGACGTCGTGTGGGCCGACGCGGACTGGCTGCACGGCATCACCATGCAGCTCCTCGAACGCGAACTGCCGTCGCGGCGGGCCGTGGTGCGGCTGGCGGACCTCGGGTCCTACCGGGGCGCTTTCCTGACGAACTCGATCGGCGTGGTCGCGGTGTCCGCTGTGGACGAGGTCGAGTACGAAGTGGACGCCGGAGCGATCGGCCGGGTGCGGGCCGCCTACGACGCCGTGCCGTGGGACGCGTTTGAGTAG
- a CDS encoding GlxA family transcriptional regulator: MEREVLVVGFPDAALLDIAGPVEVFQGASGVRDGGYRVRLAAVGGGFTASGIGVAADDLREVAGPVDTVVVVGGFGFEAAARDAVLLGELRRVAGSARRVTSVCTGAFLLAAAGLLDGARATTHWAYCRRLAADHPRVEVVPDAIFVCDGRLATSAGVTAGIDLALALLERDHDAALARLVARWLVVFLQRPGGQSQFSVRARVPPVREPGLRAVLDAIADDPAAAWTVGEMARRAAMSPRHFARVFPRRVGASPARYVEQARVEAAAGVLESGDEGLDVVARRSGFGSAETMRRAFLRVLGVTPGGYRHRFRTTGAA, from the coding sequence GTGGAACGAGAGGTGCTCGTCGTCGGCTTCCCGGACGCCGCGCTGCTGGACATCGCCGGTCCGGTGGAGGTGTTCCAGGGCGCGTCGGGGGTGCGCGACGGCGGCTACCGCGTGCGGCTGGCCGCGGTGGGCGGGGGTTTCACCGCGTCCGGCATCGGGGTGGCCGCCGACGACCTGCGCGAGGTCGCCGGACCGGTGGACACGGTCGTCGTGGTCGGCGGCTTCGGGTTCGAGGCCGCCGCGCGGGACGCCGTGCTGCTGGGCGAGCTGCGGCGGGTCGCCGGCTCGGCCCGGCGGGTCACGTCGGTGTGCACCGGCGCGTTCCTGCTGGCCGCCGCCGGCCTGCTGGACGGGGCGCGGGCCACCACGCACTGGGCGTACTGCCGGCGGCTGGCCGCCGACCACCCGCGGGTGGAGGTGGTGCCGGACGCGATCTTCGTCTGCGACGGGCGGCTGGCCACCTCCGCCGGGGTCACGGCGGGCATCGACCTCGCGCTGGCGCTGCTGGAACGCGACCACGACGCGGCGCTGGCCCGGCTGGTGGCCCGGTGGCTCGTGGTGTTCCTGCAACGGCCCGGCGGCCAGTCCCAGTTCAGCGTCCGGGCCAGGGTGCCGCCGGTGCGCGAGCCGGGGCTGCGGGCGGTGCTGGACGCGATCGCCGACGACCCGGCCGCGGCGTGGACGGTGGGGGAGATGGCCCGCCGGGCCGCGATGAGCCCCCGGCACTTCGCCCGGGTGTTCCCGCGCCGGGTGGGCGCTTCGCCCGCCCGGTACGTGGAGCAGGCCCGGGTGGAGGCGGCGGCGGGCGTGCTGGAGTCCGGTGACGAAGGGCTCGACGTGGTGGCCCGGCGCAGCGGGTTCGGCTCCGCGGAGACCATGCGCCGCGCGTTCCTGAGGGTGCTCGGCGTGACGCCGGGCGGCTACCGACACAGGTTCCGCACCACCGGTGCGGCCTGA